The Pyrenophora tritici-repentis strain M4 chromosome 2, whole genome shotgun sequence genome window below encodes:
- a CDS encoding RhaT, Permease drug-metabolite transporter (DMT) superfamily, with amino-acid sequence MTAIVCFLWLREPFTWKEALCSFIAFLGVLFVARPPWLLPHGHTVTPPSDHPDNKTPFLSPEQRGLAIAVAILGTFGASMAYATIRVIGKRAHSLISVNYFSLIATLASFFIILIHPGLRFVAPTTLGQWGLIAIIGLFGFLLQFLLTEGLQREKGGRATNLTYLQLVFALAVERVIWGTTPPLESLIGALLIIGAAIAVSLQKETKQEKIARVLDEETRLLGDEE; translated from the coding sequence GCGAACCATTTACTTGGAAGGAAGCTCTTTGCAGCTTCATCGCCTTCCTCGGCGTTCTTTTTGTTGCTCGACCACCGTGGCTCTTACCGCACGGACATACAGTTACTCCACCATCGGATCACCCGGATAACAAGACACCCTTTTTAAGCCCCGAGCAGCGAGGCTTGGCTATCGCCGTCGCTATCCTAGGAACGTTTGGAGCAAGTATGGCATATGCGACTATCCGCGTCATAGGCAAGCGCGCACATTCTCTCATCAGCGTAAACTACTTTTCTCTCATTGCTACGCTAGCGTCTTTTTTCATCATTCTTATACACCCTGGCTTGCGATTTGTAGCGCCTACGACATTGGGTCAGTGGGGGTTGATAGCCATCATTGGCCTCTTTGGTTTCCTGCTACAGTTTTTGCTGACAGAGGGCCTGCAAAGGGAGAAGGGTGGAAGAGCAACGAATTTAACATATCTCCAGCTAGTATTTGCGCTAGCAGTGGAAAGAGTGATTTGGGGAACTACGCCGCCATTGGAGAGCTTGATAGGAGCTCTGCTTATTATTGGGGCTGCGATCGCGGTCAGCTTGCAGAAAGAAACTAAACAAGAGAAGATTGCGAGAGTCCTGGACGAAGAAACGAGGTTGTTGGGAGATGAAGAGTGA
- a CDS encoding aldoxime dehydratase translates to MDNLVMAIMGAQHACTIGADSAGISTIKEFVRDAPESLRPSFWEVTSVVDKKGAYNVAVVAYWPSTNLHRDWQEKSGFNVWWQSSDREKDGYGWFQEVLSPTVDRFETVFSNSEHPEGAANMQEKISGEMEEHGYWGSMRDRLAAAQDDELKGTKWVDSGNAGNASHANGGSSKRTRIAGKRNLCVIRSGQDWSDTLPEEHKLYLETIHPVLVKGMNFLRDEGRQTGCYAMNLWDVVDSKSHEVNQDRTFGLGYFDDLASLEDWSKSHQTHVNIFGGFLMYAKKLNNVLSLRLFHEIYVLEQDQQFFEYIGCHEESGMINSLRAGKLGNRGN, encoded by the coding sequence ATGGATAACCTCGTTATGGCAATCATGGGCGCGCAGCATGCCTGTACAATAGGCGCCGACAGTGCAGGCATTTCGACCATCAAGGAATTTGTCCGCGATGCGCCAGAGTCGCTGCGGCCCTCATTCTGGGAAGTCACCTCTGTGGTAGACAAAAAGGGTGCCTATAATGTCGCTGTAGTGGCATACTGGCCCAGCACGAATCTGCATAGGGATTGGCAAGAAAAGTCGGGTTTCAACGTGTGGTGGCAGAGTTCCGATAGGGAGAAGGATGGGTATGGGTGGTTTCAGGAAGTCTTGTCTCCAACCGTTGACCGTTTTGAGACGGTTTTCTCGAATTCCGAACATCCAGAAGGCGCGGCCAACATGCAGGAAAAGATCTCAGGCGAAATGGAGGAGCATGGGTACTGGGGCAGTATGCGTGACCGTCTTGCAGCCGCCCAAGACGATGAACTCAAAGGCACCAAGTGGGTCGATAGCGGCAATGCCGGCAATGCCTCCCACGCAAACGGAGGCTCATCAAAGCGTACCCGTATAGCAGGCAAACGGAACCTCTGCGTAATTCGATCCGGCCAGGATTGGTCCGACACGCTTCCCGAAGAGCACAAATTATATCTCGAAACGATACATCCAGTACTCGTCAAGGGCATGAACTTTCTGCGCGATGAAGGTCGCCAAACGGGATGTTATGCGATGAATCTGTGGGATGTCGTGGATTCCAAGTCACACGAAGTCAATCAGGATCGAACATTTGGCCTTGGCTACTTTGACGACCTGGCCTCGCTCGAAGATTGGAGTAAAAGCCATCAGACGCATGTCAACATCTTTGGCGGCTTCTTGATGTATGCTAAGAAGCTGAACAATGTGCTGTCGTTGCGCTTGTTCCACGAGATTTACGTGCTTGAGCAGGACCAGCAGTTCTTCGAGTACATTGGTTGCCATGAAGAGAGTGGAATGATCAATTCGTTGCGGGCAGGAAAGCTAGGAAACCGAGGGAATTGA